A stretch of Fusarium poae strain DAOMC 252244 chromosome 2, whole genome shotgun sequence DNA encodes these proteins:
- a CDS encoding hypothetical protein (BUSCO:21339at5125) translates to MSVNPAPSLQLAEYLEKLPGTTFRKLYQQPSTAFAIFRRMLPHLAKTFVMRILYSPNPILLSDLDDWVKPSAKRQKDQALSILRVLHILQISTPSKERPQEMQLTANFKISLRLALSGGGSHNSFGVPSTLQTPPEIDIPFLDRYARKKWEDILHFVVSSVGYKSAGESSGPNKSVKELLVAGRLVDRRPSGAIGITQAGFTFLLQEANAQVWTLLLLWLEAMDVNKMAGLEATDMLSFLFVLASMELGRAYDTNALTEQRKNMLPSLVDFGLIYIPNHKRSMFFPTRLATTLTSSGNSLRSISDGVAAATAAALQPGQTRAPGSSATGSSNEQRGSVIIETNYRIYAYTQSTLQIAVLALFTKLQMRFPDMVAGRISRQSIRQAINFGITAEQIISYLSAHAHDQMRRTAALNNKPVLPPTVVDQIRLWQLENERMKTTGGFLFKDFEDHKEYMAVAGFAEEVGVLVWRNDVKGMFFASKHEQIRDFLRIKKKAE, encoded by the exons ATGTCAGTCAATCCAGCGCCGTCGCTGCAGCTTGCAGAGTACCTCGAGAAGCTGCCCGGTACGACCTTCAGAAAGCTCTATCAACAGCCTTCAACAGCCTTTGCTATCTTCCGTCGCATGCTGCCGCACCTTG CAAAGACCTTTGTCATGCGAATTCTCTACTCCCCGAATCCAATCCTCCTAAGCGACCTCGATGACTGGGTAAAACCTAGTGCTAAACGCCAAAAAGATCAAGCCCTCTCCATCCTGCGCGTCCTCCACATCTTACAAATCTCGACACCCTCAAAGGAACGACCTCAGGAGATGCAGCTCACGGCAAACTTTAAAATCTCCCTTCGACTCGCGCTCTCCGGCGGCGGCTCCCACAACTCCTTTGGCGTGCCATCCACATTACAAACCCCCCCCGAAATCGATATTCCTTTCCTCGACCGCTACGCTAGAAAGAAGTGGGAGGATATTCTGCATTTCGTCGTTTCGAGCGTGGGCTACAAAAGCGCAGGGGAATCTTCTGGACCGAATAAGAGCGTGAAAGAACTCCTCGTCGCAGGCCGTCTGGTTGATCGAAGACCCAGCGGTGCCATTGGTATTACTCAAGCTGGATTCACGTTTCTGCTACAAGAGGCGAACGCTCAAGTATGGACGCTCTTGCTACTCTGGCTCGAAGCCATGGACGTCAACAAAATGGCTGGTCTCGAAGCTACAGACATgctctcttttctctttgtcCTCGCCAGCATGGAACTCGGACGAGCATACGACACGAATGCGCTTACAGAACAGCGCAAAAACATGCTCCCCTCCCTCGTCGATTTCGGTCTCATATATATCCCCAACCACAAGCGCTCCATGTTCTTCCCTACACGACTCGCCACGACACTTACTTCCAGCGGAAACAGTCTTCGAAGTATCAGCGACGGTGTAGCAGCCgccacagcagcagcactCCAACCAGGCCAAACCCGCGCGCCGGGAAGCAGCGCGACAGGATCCAGCAATGAGCAGCGCGGCAGTGTGATCATTGAAACGAACTACCGAATCTACGCCTACACGCAATCGACATTACAAATCGCCGTTCTAGCACTCTTCACCAAACTCCAAATGCGTTTCCCCGACATGGTAGCCGGACGAATCTCTCGCCAGTCAATCCGCCAAGCCATCAATTTCGGTATCACAGCTGAACAAATCATTTCATACCTATCAGCTCACGCACACGATCAAATGCGCCGCACAGCCGCGCTGAACAACAAACCCGTTCTCCCACCCACGGTAGTCGATCAAATCCGTCTATGGCAGCTTGAAAACGAACGAATGAAGACGACAGGTGGTTTTCTATTTAAGGACTTTGAGGATCACAAGGAGTACATGGCGGTGGCGGGATTCGCGGAGGAAGTGGGCGTTTTGGTATGGCGTAATGATGTCAAGGGCATGTTCTTTGCGAGTAAGCATGAGCAGATTAGGGATTTTCTGCGTATtaagaagaaggccgagtGA
- a CDS encoding hypothetical protein (BUSCO:37700at5125) gives MCIVLLTTAHPDYALIAIDNRDEFILRPTSRPHWWTHSTSGRPVLSSRDLQRAEKGTWMGLSKDGHLAVLTNYRETDIKDQNHPIHAAKSRGGMVTAWLGTPPEESLKDSVHKLVENDGVKGVGGFSMVCGKLRKNTSGIAIVSNRAGNVNDVPIIAKDRDEMWGLSNTAFDATGRGDEWAKISIGKKLFREAIGSSVSDKSSQEDLISNLLDVLSHDTLPRNENASLVEYINELKKSVFIPLIGDEKHRKAMEAAMAKGPGEWATDEQKAAEELMSEGRPDPSTTPIMGFETGMYGTQRQTVVLVDWEGKVTMVERALWDGNGNAVPKGEGDLKFEFSINGWNDESRNGVNGESNGHVDDC, from the coding sequence ATGTGCATCGTACTTCTGACCACTGCGCATCCCGATTATGCATTAATCGCCATCGATAACAGGGACGAGTTCATCCTCAGACCTACTTCCCGACCACATTGGTGGACTCACAGCACATCTGGTAGACCAGTCTTGTCATCTAGAGATCTCCAACGGGCAGAGAAGGGGACATGGATGGGACTCAGCAAAGACGGTCATCTAGCCGTACTCACAAACTATCGAGAAACCGACAtcaaagaccaaaatcatCCTATTCATGCTGCCAAAAGCCGTGGTGGTATGGTCACCGCTTGGCTGGGAACACCACCCGAGGAGAGTCTCAAAGACAGCGTCCACAAACTGGTCGAAAACGACGGCGTTAAAGGCGTCGGAGGATTCTCCATGGTTTGCGGCAAATTGAGAAAAAACACTTCCGGTATCGCCATCGTTAGCAATAGAGCAGGCAACGTCAACGATGTGCCCATTATTGCTAAAGACCGAGACGAGATGTGGGGTTTGAGTAACACGGCATTTGATGCGACAGGCAGGGGAGATGAATGGGCAAAGATCTCGATTGGAAAGAAACTCTTCCGTGAAGCCATCGGCAGTTCCGTATCCGACAAGTCGAGCCAAGAGGATCTGATTTCCAATCTATTGGATGTACTCAGCCACGACACATTGCCGAGGAACGAAAACGCAAGCCTGGTCGAGTATATCAACGAGCTCAAGAAAAGTGTATTTATCCCATTGATCGGCGACGAAAAGCATCGGAAGGCGATGGAAGCGGCTATGGCGAAAGGACCCGGCGAGTGGGCGACAGACGAGCAAAAAGCAGCCGAAGAGCTCATGTCGGAAGGACGACCAGATCCAAGTACAACACCCATCATGGGATTCGAGACAGGCATGTATGGTACGCAGCGTCAGACAGTGGTGTTGGTTGATTGGGAGGGTAAAGTTACCATGGTCGAGAGGGCGCTTTGGGATGGTAATGGCAATGCTGTGCCTAAAGGAGAGGGAGATTTGAAGTTTGAATTCTCGATTAATGGATGGAATGATGAATCTCGCAATGGTGTAAATGGGGAGAGCAATGGGCATGTAGATGACTGTTGA
- a CDS encoding hypothetical protein (BUSCO:39555at5125), with translation MHYIRFLRAPKFVQERHGAFVHLLFTITTDLGDSFLYPERFLDLQVVAIAASPEGGSTWLLSDPGHLHWQPGMRVAKPSLELPIALERAVESGMRVHVCVRASEPQHTAESVPRILALSAEKMRYRREAAEKGAVMPAWVPVTLQPSETDVSIRRLALSDAPDGLGTIEIEEEIGESIARHVWDGGVIATCALAGIEAAPDSQSSQNPCMRTMKNIFNHQDVIRVLELGCGVGILGIGLGAVYPQLGSLDGDCTILMTDLPEAEQRARANMKRLQNSHLRFQENPVRMLYENLDWEEGRQGRFGPEVRSGPWDLVMLSDCTYNVDVLPALVETLSAIHKTNLTYFPKGEPFTTKVFLATKPRHDSEEVLYELMDNQGWYSVHKQIVRKPVLGEPPQIVELHLFDKSGLSEGQTSTRTEVKREEKNEFEDDDIAASDTESSVSSDEESEY, from the coding sequence ATGCACTATATCAGATTCCTTCGAGCTCCCAAATTCGTCCAGGAGCGTCACGGCGCTTTTGTTCATTTACTCTTCACCATAACGACTGACCTCGGAGACTCATTCTTGTACCCAGAAAGGTTCTTGGaccttcaagtcgttgctaTCGCTGCGTCACCTGAAGGCGGCTCAACATGGCTTCTCTCAGATCCTGGACACCTTCACTGGCAACCTGGTATGCGCGTCGCCAAGCCATCTTTGGAACTTCCCATCGCTCTCGAACGAGCTGTTGAATCTGGAATGAGGGTTCATGTCTGTGTTAGAGCATCAGAGCCTCAACACACAGCCGAAAGTGTCCCCCGCATCCTGGCATTGTCGGCCGAGAAGATGCGGTATCGGAGGGAAGCTGCGGAGAAAGGCGCCGTCATGCCAGCTTGGGTACCAGTGACCCTTCAGCCCTCGGAGACGGATGTGTCTATTCGAAGACTTGCGTTGAGCGACGCACCTGATGGTCTGGGAACCATCGAGATTGAAGAGGAGATTGGAGAGAGCATAGCACGTCATGTATGGGATGGAGGCGTGATAGCGACATGTGCACTTGCTGGAATCGAGGCTGCTCCTGATAGTCAGTCCAGCCAAAACCCCTGCATGAGGACCATgaaaaatatctttaacCACCAAGACGTAATCCGTGTGTTGGAATTGGGTTGCGGCGTGGGCATTTTGGGTATCGGGCTCGGCGCTGTGTACCCGCAACTAGGATCTCTCGATGGCGACTGCACCATTTTGATGACAGATCTACCAGAAGCCGAGCAACGAGCCAGAGCCAACATGAAGAGGTTGCAGAACTCGCATTTGCGATTCCAAGAGAATCCAGTACGCATGCTTTACGAAAACCTGGATTGGGAGGAGGGCAGACAGGGTCGCTTTGGACCAGAGGTTCGATCTGGGCCTTGGGATCTCGTGATGCTCAGCGACTGCACCTACAATGTCGACGTACTTCCAGCACTGGTGGAAACGCTTTCAGCCATCCACAAGACAAACTTGACCTACTTTCCCAAAGGAGAACCATTTACTACAAAAGTCTTTTTGGCCACCAAGCCTCGCCATGACTCCGAGGAGGTTTTGTACGAGCTAATGGATAATCAAGGCTGGTATAGCGTTCACAAGCAGATCGTCCGCAAGCCTGTCCTTGGAGAGCCGCCCCAGATTGTCGAGCTTCACCTGTTTGACAAGTCTGGACTCAGCGAGGGCCAGACCTCAACAAGAACAGAAGTCAagagggaagagaagaatgaatttgaggacgacgacatAGCGGCGTCAGACACGGAGTCGAGCGTGTCGTCGGACGAGGAGTCGGAGTACTAG